One window of Rubrivirga sp. SAORIC476 genomic DNA carries:
- a CDS encoding S8 family serine peptidase, protein MHLPYRVLALCVLAALAAPSQAQVAVPLADGSASTFDALAAKAAQTGSVRVIVTLNVPFAPEGFQTSLAAQAQREGIQRAQASLLAGLDAPANVVAFRFTPALGVTVSGADLARLRTLPEVLNIQEDLPVPADDTRLASPMLDQSTVLVGATAAHAMGYDGTGYEVAILDTGVQSSHPFLAGKVVAQGCFSTTGTAPSVSLCPNGQASQTGTGAGVNCSATTWGSGCDHGTHVAGIAAGDQTGASGPLVGVAPGAGVVAVQVFSGFTTTANCGSAGTPCVLSYNTDQILGLEYVYDLVVNQGRNIVSANMSLGGGQNVATCDSDSRKTIIDNLLSVGVSTVISSGNNGYQNATGTPGCISTAVTVGSTTKTDGVSSFSNIAPWMDLFAPGSAITSSIPTNAYASYNGTSMAAPHVAGAFAILKQRYPTATPAELLNRLTVSGIRIAAGTPSARYPRIQIDDSFLDNPAFATATASVSATVPVGGSVSKAVTLSNTAAPGALDLQYAVTLRNVQDQTGTPVSNACTAGQELIQASRTNFTVAQAGGQELGQSFTTPCTGTLTSISPAIFAGATPGSTFTGTLRVYQGAGTTGTQLAAVPFSATNQSAEYYLQINLPTPLTVTSGQVYTWFLDLTGTGATNNTRMLFASGTNPYSGGALYFVTNGNPVPATASSANDVQFKAGFGAPSLWLSRTPATGTIGAGLSETITLSMNATGYPVGTFTGDLVVTTNDPALASVTIPVSMTVSATGVVNSLITGTSGYRFLGPPAYGVTVDDLAAQNLVRGVPGYYPSADPANLFTSYDAATSSWVVSAGTGEVLQPGLAFRWFMYDNTAGNPAISQSVKLPFTVSTTRPVNTSPVRVRLQTEGSRFNMLANPFGYDLDLTSIASWQGADNLVPGTPVWTYDEVTRAWVEGAPSVAPWQAFRVRSKGTSPNKQRVFVIPSPSTPLLAARTAPAEQIAFTLSGTDADGMAIGDRALTVSFSDEAQAAFSVEEDVEKFQVPAQAYALIGARVGGQFVGRDVRPFTHAEIPLAVEARGTESVFTLSWNASALPVGLPVVLVDLVTGEEVDVRSQSSVQFAVAPRAALADVPNADLADGAAATDRFVLRIGSGTASAEAAPSAVELTAIAPNPSSGSARVSFALPEAGAVRLSVVDVRGREVAVLVDGPLAAGRHEARLGGTLAAGVYLVRLEAAGTVVSRQAVVVR, encoded by the coding sequence ATGCACCTTCCCTACCGAGTTCTGGCGCTTTGCGTCCTCGCCGCGCTCGCCGCGCCGTCGCAGGCCCAGGTCGCCGTCCCCCTCGCCGACGGCAGCGCCAGCACGTTCGACGCGCTCGCCGCGAAGGCCGCGCAGACCGGATCGGTCCGTGTCATCGTGACGCTGAACGTCCCGTTCGCGCCGGAGGGCTTCCAGACCTCCCTGGCCGCGCAGGCGCAGCGGGAGGGCATCCAGCGGGCGCAGGCCTCGCTGCTGGCCGGTCTCGACGCCCCCGCCAACGTGGTCGCGTTTCGGTTCACGCCCGCCCTCGGCGTGACGGTCTCCGGCGCCGACCTCGCCCGTCTCCGCACGCTCCCCGAGGTGCTCAACATCCAGGAAGACCTCCCGGTCCCGGCCGACGACACGCGCCTCGCATCCCCGATGCTCGACCAGAGCACGGTGCTCGTCGGCGCGACCGCCGCGCACGCGATGGGCTACGACGGCACAGGGTACGAGGTCGCCATCCTCGACACCGGCGTCCAGAGCTCGCACCCGTTCCTCGCGGGCAAGGTCGTCGCTCAAGGGTGCTTCTCGACGACGGGCACGGCGCCCTCGGTCTCGCTCTGCCCGAACGGGCAGGCCTCGCAGACCGGTACGGGCGCAGGTGTGAACTGCAGCGCGACCACCTGGGGCAGCGGCTGTGATCACGGCACGCACGTGGCCGGCATCGCGGCGGGCGACCAGACCGGCGCCTCCGGGCCGCTGGTCGGCGTCGCGCCGGGCGCGGGCGTCGTCGCGGTGCAGGTGTTCTCCGGGTTCACCACGACGGCGAACTGCGGCTCGGCCGGGACGCCCTGCGTGCTGTCCTACAACACGGACCAGATCCTGGGCCTGGAGTACGTCTACGACCTGGTCGTGAACCAGGGCCGCAACATCGTTTCGGCCAACATGAGTCTGGGCGGTGGGCAGAACGTCGCCACGTGTGACTCGGACTCCCGCAAGACGATCATCGACAACCTCCTGTCGGTCGGTGTCTCCACGGTGATCTCGTCGGGCAACAACGGGTACCAGAACGCGACCGGCACGCCGGGCTGCATCTCGACGGCCGTCACGGTCGGCTCGACGACGAAGACGGACGGCGTGTCGAGCTTCTCGAACATCGCGCCGTGGATGGACCTGTTCGCGCCGGGCTCCGCGATCACCTCGTCGATCCCGACCAACGCCTACGCGTCCTACAACGGCACGTCGATGGCTGCTCCGCACGTCGCGGGCGCCTTCGCGATCCTCAAGCAGCGCTACCCGACGGCCACCCCGGCGGAGCTGCTGAACCGGCTCACGGTCAGCGGCATCCGGATCGCGGCGGGCACGCCCTCGGCGCGCTACCCGCGGATCCAGATCGACGACTCGTTCCTGGACAACCCCGCCTTCGCGACCGCGACCGCCTCGGTCAGCGCGACCGTCCCGGTCGGCGGGTCGGTGTCGAAGGCCGTCACGCTGTCCAACACGGCGGCGCCGGGCGCCCTCGACCTGCAGTACGCGGTCACGCTCCGCAACGTCCAGGACCAGACCGGCACCCCGGTGTCGAACGCCTGCACGGCGGGCCAGGAACTGATCCAGGCCTCGCGGACCAACTTCACGGTGGCTCAGGCTGGCGGCCAGGAGCTCGGCCAGAGCTTCACCACGCCCTGCACGGGCACGCTGACGAGCATCTCGCCGGCCATCTTCGCGGGGGCCACCCCTGGCAGCACGTTCACGGGCACGCTCCGCGTGTACCAGGGCGCGGGCACGACTGGCACCCAGCTGGCAGCCGTCCCATTCTCCGCGACCAACCAGTCGGCCGAGTACTACCTGCAGATCAACCTGCCGACCCCGCTCACGGTGACGTCGGGCCAGGTCTACACGTGGTTCCTCGACCTGACCGGCACCGGCGCCACGAACAACACCCGGATGCTGTTCGCGAGCGGCACCAACCCGTACTCGGGCGGTGCGCTGTACTTCGTGACCAACGGCAACCCGGTCCCGGCGACGGCGTCCTCCGCCAATGACGTGCAGTTCAAGGCCGGGTTCGGCGCGCCCTCGCTGTGGCTCTCCCGGACCCCGGCCACGGGCACGATCGGCGCGGGCCTCTCGGAGACGATCACGCTGTCCATGAACGCGACTGGCTACCCCGTGGGGACCTTCACCGGCGACCTCGTGGTGACGACCAACGACCCCGCCCTGGCGTCGGTCACCATCCCGGTCTCGATGACCGTCAGCGCCACCGGCGTGGTCAACTCGCTGATCACGGGCACCTCCGGGTACCGCTTCCTCGGCCCGCCGGCCTACGGCGTCACCGTGGACGACCTCGCGGCGCAGAACCTCGTGCGCGGCGTGCCGGGCTACTACCCGTCGGCCGACCCGGCCAACCTGTTCACGTCCTACGACGCCGCCACGTCCTCGTGGGTCGTGTCCGCCGGGACGGGCGAGGTGCTGCAGCCGGGCCTCGCGTTCCGCTGGTTCATGTACGACAACACGGCGGGCAACCCGGCCATTAGCCAGTCGGTGAAGCTGCCGTTCACGGTCTCGACCACGCGGCCGGTCAACACGTCGCCGGTGCGCGTCCGTCTGCAGACCGAGGGGAGCCGGTTTAACATGCTCGCCAACCCGTTCGGCTACGACCTCGACCTGACCAGCATCGCGTCGTGGCAGGGGGCCGACAACCTGGTGCCCGGCACCCCGGTGTGGACCTACGACGAGGTCACCCGTGCGTGGGTCGAGGGCGCGCCCTCGGTCGCGCCGTGGCAGGCGTTCCGCGTCCGCTCGAAGGGCACCTCGCCCAACAAGCAGCGCGTGTTCGTCATCCCGTCGCCGAGCACGCCGCTGCTCGCCGCGCGCACGGCCCCGGCCGAGCAGATCGCGTTCACGCTCTCGGGCACGGATGCGGACGGCATGGCGATCGGCGACCGCGCCCTGACGGTGTCGTTCTCGGACGAGGCCCAGGCCGCGTTCTCGGTCGAGGAGGACGTCGAGAAGTTCCAGGTGCCCGCCCAGGCGTACGCCCTGATCGGCGCCCGCGTCGGCGGCCAGTTCGTGGGCCGCGACGTGCGTCCGTTCACGCACGCCGAGATCCCGCTGGCCGTCGAGGCTCGCGGCACCGAGTCCGTGTTCACGCTCTCCTGGAACGCGTCGGCGCTGCCCGTCGGCCTCCCGGTGGTGCTGGTGGACCTCGTGACCGGCGAGGAGGTGGACGTCCGGTCGCAGTCGTCGGTGCAGTTCGCGGTCGCCCCGCGCGCGGCGCTCGCCGACGTGCCGAACGCCGACCTCGCCGACGGGGCAGCCGCGACGGACCGATTCGTGCTGCGGATCGGCTCGGGCACGGCGTCGGCTGAGGCTGCGCCGAGCGCCGTCGAGCTGACGGCCATCGCCCCGAACCCGTCGTCGGGCTCGGCGCGCGTGTCGTTCGCGCTGCCCGAGGCGGGCGCGGTGCGCCTCTCAGTGGTCGACGTGCGGGGCCGCGAGGTCGCCGTGCTGGTGGACGGCCCGCTGGCCGCCGGTCGCCACGAGGCCCGCCTCGGCGGTACGCTGGCCGCGGGCGTCTACCTGGTCCGCCTGGAGGCGGCCGGCACGGTCGTCTCGCGTCAGGCCGTGGTCGTGCGCTAG